Proteins encoded by one window of Acidipropionibacterium virtanenii:
- a CDS encoding Fic family protein — protein sequence MAHWEGAYWHSDVASGVPRRDRRSGPYQYYVPDRLTGSPLTTGPDLDELLSRAERAVVSLNSGPGANDLAHLSRFLIRSEAIASSRIEGIAPSARQVALAELAQEEDLEGFSAQAELVARNMTLVRDATTRLAAADRISVEDVVAVHDALLADDRHHLGLRTLQNWIGGSYQHPIDADFVPPAPDLVGDLMTDLVQYLNGAAHAPVVQAGLVHAQFETIHPFTDGNGRVGRALIHTTLTRRGLTSASVLPVSLVLATFSDEYVRGLSGYRYVGDAGSTAGITGRQIWLVEFAGAVLKATEQAETLREDVTAVREDWEHRLSTFRSSQGQRRLRADSATARVLEDLPGTPVLTAATVERIHGVSAMAAGRALGELEEAGILKSGSAGRRRRAYWAPDVLDLITATERRLASTRFDTRASSPNRQVPARPR from the coding sequence ATGGCCCACTGGGAAGGCGCCTACTGGCACTCCGACGTCGCCTCCGGTGTCCCACGGCGCGACAGGCGTTCGGGGCCGTACCAGTACTACGTCCCGGACCGGCTGACGGGATCGCCACTCACCACTGGTCCGGATCTCGACGAACTTCTCAGCCGGGCCGAACGCGCCGTGGTCAGCCTCAACAGCGGGCCTGGCGCCAACGATCTTGCACATCTGTCCCGGTTCCTGATCCGGTCAGAGGCGATCGCCTCCTCCAGAATCGAGGGCATCGCCCCGTCGGCCCGCCAGGTCGCACTGGCCGAGCTGGCCCAGGAGGAAGACCTGGAAGGCTTCTCGGCACAGGCCGAGCTGGTGGCCAGGAACATGACTCTGGTGCGAGACGCCACCACTCGGCTCGCCGCAGCCGATCGGATCTCAGTCGAGGACGTCGTGGCCGTCCATGACGCCCTGCTCGCCGACGATCGGCATCACCTCGGACTGCGAACTCTCCAGAACTGGATCGGAGGCTCCTACCAGCATCCGATCGACGCCGACTTCGTCCCGCCGGCGCCCGACCTCGTCGGGGACCTCATGACAGATCTCGTCCAGTACCTCAACGGTGCCGCGCATGCACCGGTTGTCCAGGCCGGACTGGTCCACGCCCAGTTCGAGACGATTCACCCGTTCACCGACGGCAACGGTCGTGTCGGCCGAGCCCTCATCCACACCACCCTCACCCGTCGGGGCCTCACCTCAGCCTCAGTGCTGCCTGTCAGCCTCGTTCTGGCGACGTTCAGCGACGAGTACGTTCGAGGGCTGTCCGGGTACCGCTATGTGGGCGACGCCGGGTCCACGGCCGGTATCACGGGCAGGCAGATCTGGCTGGTCGAATTCGCCGGGGCAGTACTGAAAGCGACCGAGCAGGCGGAGACACTCCGCGAGGATGTCACAGCCGTCCGGGAGGACTGGGAGCATCGCCTCAGCACCTTCCGATCGTCGCAAGGCCAGCGTCGCCTCCGCGCCGACTCCGCCACTGCGCGTGTGCTCGAGGATCTTCCGGGCACACCGGTGCTGACGGCGGCCACGGTCGAGCGGATCCACGGCGTCTCGGCCATGGCTGCTGGACGTGCGCTGGGCGAACTCGAGGAGGCCGGAATCCTCAAGTCGGGATCGGCGGGACGGCGCCGCCGCGCGTACTGGGCCCCCGACGTCCTCGATCTCATCACCGCAACGGAACGACGGCTGGCCAGCACTCGGTTCGATACCCGCGCCAGCTCACCGAACCGGCAGGTTCCGGCCCGCCCACGTTGA
- a CDS encoding exonuclease domain-containing protein: MTTFTAIDFETANRERASACSIAAVTMDEEGRVIEEKAHLLHPPAGKDSFHPMNISIHGILPVEVADAPGWEDVVDEYLEMIGDGPVVAHNMAFDFSVWNALAATLGTPTLDGPRLCTYRTAQRLLGWQRGTMKLDQVFRHYFPGETFSHHRADADALACARILVAEIADAGVTLDWLVDAMALPARKAAVR; encoded by the coding sequence ATGACCACATTCACCGCCATCGACTTCGAGACCGCCAACCGTGAGCGCGCCTCGGCCTGTTCGATAGCGGCGGTGACGATGGACGAGGAGGGCCGGGTCATCGAGGAGAAGGCCCATCTCCTCCATCCGCCGGCCGGCAAGGACTCCTTCCACCCGATGAACATCTCCATCCACGGCATCCTCCCTGTCGAGGTGGCCGACGCCCCGGGCTGGGAGGACGTCGTCGACGAGTATCTGGAGATGATCGGCGACGGCCCGGTGGTGGCCCACAACATGGCCTTCGACTTCAGTGTCTGGAACGCGCTGGCCGCCACCCTCGGCACCCCCACCCTCGACGGCCCGCGGCTGTGTACCTATCGCACCGCACAGCGGCTGCTGGGCTGGCAACGCGGAACGATGAAGCTCGACCAGGTCTTCCGCCACTACTTCCCCGGTGAGACCTTCTCCCACCACCGGGCGGACGCCGACGCCCTGGCCTGCGCACGGATCCTGGTCGCCGAGATCGCCGACGCCGGCGTCACCCTCGACTGGCTGGTCGACGCCATGGCTCTGCCGGCACGGAAAGCCGCTGTCCGGTGA